CAGCTCGTCGACCCCGGCGGCGAGCGTGGTGATCACCAGTCGGTGCAGATCGTCGGGGTGCGCCGCCCGCCGCGTCTCGCGGACCGCCTCCTCGGCCAGGGTCAGCAGGGTGCGGGCGTGCCGGAGGAACTCCTTCCCGGCGGGGGTGAGCGCCACCTGCCGGCGACGCCGGGAGAACAGCTCCGCACCGATCTCGGTCTCCAGGGCGCGGATGCGGGCGGACAGCGACGGCTGGGCCAGGCCGAGTTCCTCCGCCGCCACGGTGAAGTTCATCCGCTCGGCCGCGGCGACGAACGCGGTCACCCGGTCCAGGTCCACCACCGTGACTGTAGCCACCCCGACCGCCGCCGTCACCCCCGCCGCGACGTGCGCGGATAGGGCGCACCTATCGGTGGGTAGGTGCCATCTCTTGGACACCCGGGCGGTGCCGGGTGGAAGGTCGCGGGGTGAACTCCCTCGTCATCTACGGTGCCACCGGCTACGTCGGTCGGCTCGTCGCACAGCTCGCCGTCCGGCGCGGGCTCCGCCCCGTGCTGGCCGGTCGGGACCTCCGCCGGTTGGCCGCTCTGCGGATCGACGCTCCGGTGCGCGCCGCCTCGCTGGCCGACCCGGCCGCGTTGGACCGCCTCCTCGTCGACGCGAGCGTGCTGCTGAACGCGGCCGGACCGTTCGCCGAGACCCAACGCCCGCTGCTGGACGCCTGCCTCCGTACCGGCACCCACTATCTGGACCTCTCCGGTGAGGCGGCCGAGTTCCTCGACGTGCGGGGGCGGGACGACGAACTGGTCCGGGCCGGCGTCATGGCGATGCCCGGCGTCGGGTTCGGGGTCGTACCGACCGACGCGGTGGCCGTGCACCTCGCCGGCCGGCTGCCCTTGGCGCGGCGCCTGGAGCTGTCGTTCGTCACCTCGGGGCAGGTGTCCCGGGGCACGCTCGGCACTCTCCTGGCCGGCCTCGGCGAGCCCGGGGTGCAGCGCCGGGACGGCCGGCTGGTGCCCGTCCGGGCCGGCGCGGCGCAGCGCGGGATCCCCGCCGACGGCCGGACGGTACGGGTCGTCACGAACCCGTGGCGGGCCGACGTGGTCTCCGCCGGGCAGTCCACCGGCATTCCCGACGTGTCGACGTTCTTCGCCGTGCCGGCCCCGCTGCGGCTGGCGCTGCGGGTCGCCCCCGCCGCACCGTGGCTGCTCACCTCGCCGGCCGGTCGGCGGCTGCGGGCTGCCCTGCTGCGCCGGATACCGGAGGGACCGACCCCCGCCCAGCTCGACGCCGGCCGGAGCCTGGTGCACGGGCTCGCCACCGACGACGCCGGCACGGTGGTCGAGGCGGTGCTGACCGGGCCGGACCCGTACCGGTACAGCGCGTACACCGCGGTCGAACTGCTCGCGCGGACCGCGGCCGGGACGGTGCGCCCCGGCTACCGTACGCCGGCCCAGGTGCACGGACCGGACGTGGCGCTGACCACGCCGGGCACGGTCCTGCGGGACCTGCGGTGACCGCGCCGGGGTGGCCGCGCGGCCTCGAACCGGAGCGGACGCCCGTGCACGTCCGCAACGAGGCGTGGGTGCCGCTCCCGCCCGAGGCGGTCTGGGCGCGCCTGGTCGACGCGGTCGCCTGGCCATCCTGGTACGCCAACGCGCACCGGGTCGTCGTGGTCGACGCGGCGGCACTCGGTCCCGGCGTCCGCTTCCGGTGGACGACGCTGCACGTGCGGGTCTCCTGTGTGGTGGACCGGTGGGAGCCGGGGCGGCTGCTCGGCTGGACGGGCCGGGCCCTCGGTTCGTCGGGGCACCACCGGTGGGTGCTCACCCCGCTGGACGGCGGCACCCGGGTGGTCACGGAGGAGACCCAGGCCGGACCCGTGCCCCGGCTGGCCGGCCGGTGGCTGACCCGGTCGCTGCTGCGGTGGCACCAACGCTGGCTCGACGGCATCGCGCCGTCGCGCTGATCGCCGACCGTCGACCCCCGAGCGGGAGATTCACCGACGTCGCGGGCTTTCCGCTACGGCACCGTAGCGTTACGGTACAGGCATGGCATCTTCCCCACGACCGGCCGTGCAGCAGCGGGTCCGGCCGCCCAAGGCCCCGCACCGGGTCGTCAACCGCGTCATGCGGTGGCTGCTCGCCACGCCCTCCCGGGCGCACCCGGTCGGTCGGCACCTGCTGCTGCACGTGACCGGCGGCGCACCGGCCGCGAGCTGGTCTTCCCGGTCGCCTACCGGGACAACGGCGACGGGCGGCTGCTGGTGCTGACGAACTCGCCCTGGCGGGTCGACCTGCGCGACCGGCCGGACGTCACGGTGACCCTGGCGGGCCGGCGCCGGCCCGCCCAGGCGCAGCTCGTGGAGGAACCGGAACGCGTCGCCGAGGCGGCCCGCCGGGACGCCCTCGCGCTGGTGCACCGCACCGTCACGGAAACCGTCCGATGACCGCCCCGGTGCTGGTGACCGGCGCGACCGGGAACGTCGGCGGGGCGGTCGCCCGGTCCCTGGCCGCAACCGGCGTGGCCGTCCGGGTCGCCGGCCCGGACCCGGCCGCCATGAGGCTCCGGTTCCCGGACGTCCCCGGCGTACGGCTGGATTTCGCCGACCCCGGCACGTTCGAGTCGGCCCTGGCGGGCGCCGGTGGGTTGTTCCTGCTCCGACCGCCGCAGATCGCCCGGGTCGGGCCCACCCTGAACGCGCTCGTCGACGCCGCTGCCCGGCACGGGGTCGGGCACGTGGTCTTCTCCTCCGTCACCGGCGCGGACACCAACGTCGTGGTGCCGCACCACCGGGTGGAGACCCACCTGCGCGCCTCCGGCCTGCCGTACACGATCCTGCGCCCGGGTTTCTTCGCCCAGAACCTGGCCGACGCCTACCGGCGGGACATCCGCGAGGAGAACCGGATCTATCTGCCCGCCGGCTCCGGACGGGCCGCCTTCGTCGACACCCGCGACCTGGGGGACGTGGCGGCGACCGTCTTCGCCGACCCCGCCGCGCACGCCGGTGCCGGCTACCCCCTGACCGGCGCCGAGGCGCTCGACTTCGACGAGGTGGCGGCGGTGCTCACCGAGGAACTCGGCCGGCCGATCCGCTACCACCCGGCCACCGTCGGCGGCTATCTGCGCCACCTGCGCCGGCGCGATGCTCCCCTGGTCCAGGCCCTGGTGCAGACGGTGCTGCACACCGGCCTGCGGCGCGGGCAGGCGGAACGGGTGGATCCCACCCTGCCGCGCCTGCTCGGACGGGCCCCCCGCACCCTGCGGCAGTATGTGCACGAGCACCGGGAGCTGTGGCGGTAGGCGTCACCCCCGGGCCGGGACGGAGCGGGGTGACGGATGGACCGGACGACGGATCCGCGGGTGCGCCGCTCCCGCGCCCTGGTCATCACGACGACGCTCGCCCTGCTCGCCGAGCGGGGCGTGGCCGGCACCACGATCGAGGCCGTCGCGGAACGGTCCGGGGTGGCCAAGACGACGATCTACCGGCACTGGGAGGGGCAGGGGGCGCTGGTTCTCGACGCGTTCGACAGCGTGCGGCGACCCCCCGTCGACCCCGACACCGGAACGCTCCGGGGTGACCTGCTCGACCTGGTCACCGGCCTCGCCGCGGCGTTGTCCGAGGGGCCGGCGGCGGGACTGATGTTCGCGCTGATCGACGCCGCCGAGCGCGACCCGCAGCTCGCCGCCCTGCACCGCCGCGAGGCCGACGCCCGGCACGCCGTCATCCTGCGCGCCGTCGAGCGCGGTATCGGCCGGGGTGAGCTGCCCGCCGACACCGACCCCGCCGAGGTGCTCGACGAGCTGGCC
The Micromonospora sp. R77 DNA segment above includes these coding regions:
- a CDS encoding TetR/AcrR family transcriptional regulator; the protein is MDRTTDPRVRRSRALVITTTLALLAERGVAGTTIEAVAERSGVAKTTIYRHWEGQGALVLDAFDSVRRPPVDPDTGTLRGDLLDLVTGLAAALSEGPAAGLMFALIDAAERDPQLAALHRREADARHAVILRAVERGIGRGELPADTDPAEVLDELAGPLFYRRAVSGAAVDRGFAERIVARVLAAHAVRAG
- a CDS encoding SDR family oxidoreductase, with the protein product MTAPVLVTGATGNVGGAVARSLAATGVAVRVAGPDPAAMRLRFPDVPGVRLDFADPGTFESALAGAGGLFLLRPPQIARVGPTLNALVDAAARHGVGHVVFSSVTGADTNVVVPHHRVETHLRASGLPYTILRPGFFAQNLADAYRRDIREENRIYLPAGSGRAAFVDTRDLGDVAATVFADPAAHAGAGYPLTGAEALDFDEVAAVLTEELGRPIRYHPATVGGYLRHLRRRDAPLVQALVQTVLHTGLRRGQAERVDPTLPRLLGRAPRTLRQYVHEHRELWR
- a CDS encoding trans-acting enoyl reductase family protein; this translates as MNSLVIYGATGYVGRLVAQLAVRRGLRPVLAGRDLRRLAALRIDAPVRAASLADPAALDRLLVDASVLLNAAGPFAETQRPLLDACLRTGTHYLDLSGEAAEFLDVRGRDDELVRAGVMAMPGVGFGVVPTDAVAVHLAGRLPLARRLELSFVTSGQVSRGTLGTLLAGLGEPGVQRRDGRLVPVRAGAAQRGIPADGRTVRVVTNPWRADVVSAGQSTGIPDVSTFFAVPAPLRLALRVAPAAPWLLTSPAGRRLRAALLRRIPEGPTPAQLDAGRSLVHGLATDDAGTVVEAVLTGPDPYRYSAYTAVELLARTAAGTVRPGYRTPAQVHGPDVALTTPGTVLRDLR
- a CDS encoding SRPBCC family protein, translating into MTAPGWPRGLEPERTPVHVRNEAWVPLPPEAVWARLVDAVAWPSWYANAHRVVVVDAAALGPGVRFRWTTLHVRVSCVVDRWEPGRLLGWTGRALGSSGHHRWVLTPLDGGTRVVTEETQAGPVPRLAGRWLTRSLLRWHQRWLDGIAPSR